The following proteins come from a genomic window of Lachnoclostridium phytofermentans ISDg:
- a CDS encoding ABC transporter ATP-binding protein, protein MKYALEINNVEKKYSDFNLDHINIKLPTGSILGFVGENGAGKSTTIKLILDIIKRDEGSITVLGEDNLKISAKTKESIGVVFDDCCFPEVLNLKDVNQVMKGIYKQWDSSIFYQYIKKFRLPETKSIKDYSRGMRMKLSIACALSHHAKLLILDEATSGLDPVVRDEILDVFLEFIQDETNSILISSHIISDLEKICDYICLIHDGHILFSEPKDDLLETYGILKCSESDFTHITKEAVVGYRKNQFGIEALVKKHLINKTNQGASLALNNQYVVDPATIEDIMLFYIKGKR, encoded by the coding sequence ATGAAATATGCGCTGGAAATAAACAATGTGGAGAAGAAATATTCTGATTTTAACCTAGACCACATCAATATTAAACTTCCAACAGGCTCTATTTTGGGGTTTGTTGGTGAAAATGGTGCTGGAAAAAGTACAACTATAAAATTAATTTTAGATATAATCAAACGGGACGAAGGAAGTATTACCGTATTAGGTGAAGATAATCTAAAGATTTCTGCCAAAACAAAAGAAAGCATTGGTGTCGTTTTCGATGACTGTTGTTTCCCAGAAGTTCTGAATCTTAAAGATGTAAATCAAGTAATGAAGGGTATTTATAAACAATGGGATTCTTCCATCTTCTATCAATATATAAAGAAGTTTCGATTGCCCGAAACCAAAAGCATTAAAGATTACTCTAGAGGAATGCGAATGAAATTATCCATTGCTTGTGCCCTATCTCATCATGCGAAACTATTAATCCTCGATGAAGCTACCAGCGGATTAGACCCTGTCGTTCGAGATGAAATCCTTGATGTCTTCTTAGAATTCATACAAGATGAAACAAACTCCATACTTATTTCTTCTCACATCATCAGCGATTTGGAGAAAATTTGTGACTATATTTGTCTGATACACGATGGTCATATCTTATTTTCAGAACCGAAAGATGATTTACTGGAAACTTACGGAATCCTAAAATGTTCTGAATCTGATTTCACTCATATTACAAAGGAAGCTGTGGTTGGATACCGTAAAAATCAATTTGGTATTGAAGCTCTTGTAAAAAAACATTTGATCAATAAGACGAACCAAGGTGCTTCACTTGCATTGAATAATCAATATGTCGTAGACCCAGCTACGATTGAAGATATTATGCTTTTCTATATCAAAGGGAAACGATAG
- a CDS encoding GNAT family N-acetyltransferase: protein MDSIYYTDHLVLKILDPSWAPSVLNFYLINRSHIEPWEPLRPNNFYTSNHQRSVLAAEQQLLLNNQAVRYYIFEKSNTHKIIGSVNFYHIKRSPDNTCKIGYKLASSKLHKGYATEAISFLIPRIFHDYNLYRIEADIMKDNLPSIHLIERLNFHLEGITRGGFEICGRREDHLKYSLLYTDI, encoded by the coding sequence TTGGACTCAATATATTATACCGATCATCTTGTATTAAAAATTCTAGATCCAAGTTGGGCTCCATCCGTTCTCAATTTTTATCTAATAAACCGTTCTCATATCGAACCTTGGGAACCACTTCGACCTAACAACTTTTACACCTCTAACCACCAGCGGTCTGTTCTCGCTGCAGAGCAACAGTTACTCTTAAATAATCAGGCAGTCAGATATTATATATTTGAGAAAAGTAATACTCATAAGATTATAGGATCTGTAAACTTTTATCACATAAAAAGAAGCCCTGATAATACTTGCAAAATAGGCTATAAATTAGCCTCCTCTAAGCTACATAAAGGTTATGCGACAGAAGCTATTTCCTTCCTAATACCAAGAATTTTTCATGATTACAATTTGTATCGAATAGAAGCAGATATCATGAAAGATAACCTCCCCTCCATTCATCTCATCGAAAGATTGAACTTTCATCTAGAAGGTATTACACGAGGGGGTTTTGAAATCTGTGGAAGGCGGGAAGACCATCTCAAATATTCACTGCTTTACACAGATATTTAA
- the pfkB gene encoding 1-phosphofructokinase produces MIYTVTWNPALDYILHVENLTKGKIQRTNKEELYPGGKGINVSLVLSEFGIDNIAMGFLAGFTGREIERLLKDKGCETKFIYTKEGMSRINVKIRDNEETDINTSGPVIAKENIDGMMNTLSNLKEDDFLVLAGSIPATLSSNTYEMILESLALKGVKTVVDAEGELLRKVLPYHPFLIKPNEEELKGLFSVNITKREEVIYYAEKLQELGARNVLVSLGEKGAIFLTEEKETYQMEAVKGEVRNTVGAGDAMLAGFLAGYFKTGDFRKAFELSVQTGSASAFSDWLPTKELYPQIFMDK; encoded by the coding sequence ATGATTTATACTGTGACATGGAATCCAGCACTTGATTACATACTTCATGTGGAAAATCTTACGAAAGGGAAAATTCAGCGAACCAATAAGGAAGAACTATACCCTGGCGGCAAAGGAATCAATGTATCCTTGGTTTTATCAGAGTTTGGAATTGATAATATAGCAATGGGCTTTTTGGCTGGATTTACCGGAAGAGAGATTGAGCGGTTGTTAAAGGATAAAGGATGCGAAACAAAGTTTATCTATACAAAGGAAGGAATGTCACGTATTAATGTTAAAATTCGTGATAACGAAGAAACAGATATTAATACAAGTGGACCTGTGATAGCAAAAGAAAATATCGATGGGATGATGAATACACTATCCAATCTTAAAGAAGACGATTTTTTAGTACTTGCAGGGAGTATTCCAGCGACATTAAGTAGTAATACTTATGAGATGATTTTAGAAAGTCTTGCTTTAAAGGGTGTGAAAACAGTAGTGGATGCAGAAGGGGAGCTGTTACGAAAGGTGTTACCGTATCATCCATTTTTAATAAAGCCAAATGAAGAAGAGCTAAAAGGGCTATTTTCAGTTAATATAACGAAGAGAGAAGAAGTTATTTATTACGCAGAAAAACTACAGGAACTTGGTGCAAGAAATGTCTTGGTGTCCCTTGGTGAAAAAGGGGCTATTTTTCTAACAGAAGAAAAAGAAACTTATCAAATGGAGGCAGTAAAGGGAGAGGTAAGAAATACAGTAGGTGCAGGGGATGCCATGTTGGCAGGATTTCTTGCTGGATATTTCAAAACAGGTGATTTTAGAAAAGCATTTGAGCTTTCTGTACAAACAGGAAGTGCAAGTGCATTTAGTGATTGGCTGCCAACCAAGGAGTTATATCCTCAAATATTCATGGACAAATAA
- the rsmA gene encoding 16S rRNA (adenine(1518)-N(6)/adenine(1519)-N(6))-dimethyltransferase RsmA produces the protein MAYLGDPKQTIEVLNRYRFIFQKKFGQNFLIDTHVLEKIIRSAEITKDDLVLEIGPGIGTMTQYLCENAREVVAVEIDKNLIPILEQDTLSSYDNVTIINEDILKVDINQIVKEKNGGKPIKVVANLPYYITTPIIMGLFEAHVPIDNITVMVQKEVADRMQSGPGSKDYGALSLAVQYYADPYIVANVPPNCFMPRPNVGSAVIRLTLHQDAPVKVKNENLLFKLIRASFNQRRKTLANGLNNSPEISLPKEMISEAIEELGVVATIRGEALTLEQFAKLADIIDEKMK, from the coding sequence ATGGCATATTTGGGAGATCCAAAACAGACAATTGAAGTGCTAAATAGATATCGTTTCATATTTCAAAAAAAGTTTGGACAGAACTTCTTAATTGATACTCATGTACTGGAAAAAATTATTCGTTCCGCTGAGATCACAAAGGATGACCTAGTACTTGAAATTGGACCAGGTATTGGTACAATGACACAGTATTTATGTGAAAATGCGAGAGAGGTTGTAGCAGTAGAGATCGACAAGAACCTGATACCAATATTAGAGCAGGATACACTATCTTCCTACGATAATGTTACAATTATAAATGAGGATATCTTAAAAGTAGATATTAATCAGATTGTAAAAGAGAAGAACGGTGGTAAGCCAATCAAGGTGGTTGCGAACCTACCTTACTATATAACAACCCCAATCATTATGGGGTTATTTGAAGCTCATGTTCCTATTGATAATATTACAGTTATGGTACAAAAGGAAGTTGCAGACCGTATGCAATCCGGTCCTGGAAGCAAGGATTATGGTGCTTTATCTTTAGCAGTACAGTATTATGCCGATCCATATATCGTTGCAAATGTACCGCCGAACTGTTTTATGCCACGACCTAATGTGGGTTCCGCTGTAATTCGATTAACCCTTCATCAGGATGCACCAGTTAAGGTGAAGAATGAGAACTTACTATTTAAATTAATTCGTGCTTCTTTTAACCAGAGAAGAAAAACGTTAGCAAATGGCCTGAATAATTCACCGGAAATTTCACTGCCAAAAGAAATGATTAGCGAGGCAATTGAAGAGCTCGGTGTAGTGGCTACGATTCGTGGAGAAGCACTTACTTTAGAGCAGTTTGCTAAACTAGCGGATATCATTGATGAAAAAATGAAATAG
- a CDS encoding ABC-F family ATP-binding cassette domain-containing protein, with amino-acid sequence MNLLTMENISKSYTERMLFDKVSLGINENDRIGVIGINGTGKSTLLKLIAGIEEPDEGTITKGKQVRIEYLPQAPQFDESLTILENVIEGKTAKEEYRNLAGEAKAMLLKLGIEDCDQRTTYLSGGQKKRIALVRTLLTEADILVLDEPTNHLDSAMTEWLEEFLKKFRGAFIMITHDRYFLDHVTNRIVELDKSKLFSYTANYSKFLELKAEREEVELATERKNKSLYRVELEWMMRGARARSTKQKAHISRFEELRDRNKIEVDQSVEMSSISSRLGKKTIELENICKAYEDQTLIKDFSYIFLPGDYIGIVGPNGCGKSTLLRILTQTIEPDSGSVIMGTTVKLGYFSQENEYMDENQKVLDYIRATADFIQTTDGTITASQMCEKFLFTGSMQHQLISKLSGGEKRRLYLLKILMDAPNILILDEPTNDLDIKTLTILEDYLSSFQGIVITVSHDRYFLDKIATRIFAFEENGEIRQYEGNHSDYKDALKERYPQSQRENESSINNNSNSSNSSVDSTNQKSSRTTEKKIKFSYNEQREFDTIEAEIEELEQKISNLDDAIATSASEYSKLDALMKEKEEVELQLEEKMERYLYLQDLADKIKEQNNKG; translated from the coding sequence ATGAATTTATTAACCATGGAAAATATCAGCAAAAGTTATACCGAACGTATGCTGTTTGATAAGGTAAGTCTGGGAATTAATGAAAATGATAGAATTGGTGTAATTGGTATTAACGGTACCGGAAAATCAACTCTTTTAAAATTAATTGCTGGAATAGAAGAACCAGATGAAGGTACTATAACCAAAGGTAAGCAAGTAAGAATTGAATATCTACCTCAAGCTCCCCAGTTCGATGAATCACTCACAATTCTTGAAAACGTGATTGAAGGAAAGACAGCCAAAGAAGAATATCGAAACCTTGCTGGAGAAGCAAAGGCTATGCTGTTAAAGCTTGGTATCGAAGACTGTGACCAAAGGACTACCTATCTTTCTGGTGGTCAGAAGAAACGTATTGCACTTGTTCGTACTTTGTTAACCGAGGCAGACATCTTAGTACTAGATGAGCCTACAAATCATTTAGATAGCGCCATGACAGAGTGGCTTGAAGAATTCTTAAAAAAGTTTCGTGGAGCTTTTATTATGATAACTCATGACCGTTATTTCCTTGACCATGTTACCAATCGAATTGTGGAATTAGATAAAAGTAAACTATTTTCCTACACAGCGAATTACTCAAAATTCTTAGAGTTAAAGGCTGAGCGCGAGGAAGTGGAGCTTGCTACAGAGAGAAAGAATAAGAGCCTTTACCGTGTAGAGCTTGAATGGATGATGCGTGGTGCAAGGGCCCGCTCTACCAAACAAAAAGCTCATATTTCACGTTTTGAAGAACTTCGTGACCGTAATAAAATTGAAGTAGATCAGTCCGTAGAGATGTCTTCCATTTCCTCTCGTTTAGGAAAGAAAACGATAGAACTAGAAAACATCTGTAAAGCATATGAAGACCAAACTCTAATCAAAGATTTTTCCTATATCTTTTTACCAGGAGATTATATTGGAATTGTTGGACCAAATGGTTGTGGAAAATCCACACTACTTCGAATCCTAACACAGACTATAGAACCTGACAGTGGTTCCGTGATTATGGGAACGACCGTAAAACTCGGATATTTCTCTCAGGAAAATGAATATATGGATGAAAATCAAAAGGTACTAGATTACATCCGTGCAACTGCAGACTTTATTCAAACCACGGATGGAACCATTACAGCATCCCAGATGTGTGAAAAATTCCTTTTTACTGGTTCGATGCAACATCAGTTGATTTCTAAGTTAAGTGGTGGTGAAAAACGTCGTCTATACCTGTTAAAGATATTAATGGATGCTCCAAATATTCTTATTTTAGATGAGCCAACCAACGACTTAGACATTAAAACTTTAACAATTTTAGAAGATTATCTTTCTAGCTTTCAAGGTATTGTAATCACAGTATCCCATGACCGTTATTTCCTTGATAAGATTGCAACGCGTATCTTTGCTTTTGAAGAAAACGGTGAAATTCGTCAGTATGAAGGCAATCACTCTGATTATAAGGATGCACTGAAAGAACGTTATCCACAATCACAAAGAGAAAATGAGAGCTCTATCAACAATAACAGTAACTCATCCAACTCTTCTGTGGACAGTACAAACCAGAAATCATCACGAACTACAGAAAAGAAGATAAAATTTAGCTATAACGAACAGCGAGAATTTGACACCATTGAAGCTGAAATTGAAGAACTAGAACAAAAGATATCTAACCTTGATGACGCCATTGCAACTTCTGCCTCTGAGTACAGCAAGTTAGATGCTCTCATGAAAGAAAAAGAGGAAGTTGAGCTTCAGTTAGAGGAAAAGATGGAACGTTATCTTTATCTTCAGGATTTAGCTGATAAAATTAAGGAACAGAACAACAAGGGTTAA
- a CDS encoding GNAT family N-acetyltransferase: MKVKFLCRLLNRHKQQINNLLTLDSEDRLREDMVAGTQVYEEFGLPPFALLYEGELVVGFFALLCVEEDSDGELVAEGRFYIRGNEKNYAEYLIQSIKEEYEELKHLSVLSDEEAPFLSGYHHYAEHFMRLSGEGSNQISNFSNHKFYERNEEKDRTSFLIDPIDKNREEEIQFYLDTLKDIFSMSDEVATEHLTECLEDSDFKLYVVKIDKKIVGTCGAYIGTKSDTIFDIAISKTEQGKGYGRLLLAKFLDMLNSPLKDIILQVSTKSEAAFHLYEEFGFQIEQKLLFYVVW; this comes from the coding sequence GTGAAAGTAAAATTCTTATGTCGTTTACTTAATCGTCATAAGCAACAGATTAATAACCTGCTAACCTTAGACAGTGAAGATAGACTAAGAGAGGATATGGTAGCTGGCACACAGGTATATGAAGAATTTGGCCTGCCACCATTTGCCCTTCTTTATGAAGGGGAATTGGTAGTAGGTTTTTTTGCATTACTCTGTGTGGAAGAGGATAGTGACGGAGAACTTGTTGCTGAGGGAAGATTTTATATTAGAGGAAATGAGAAAAATTATGCTGAGTATCTAATACAAAGCATTAAGGAGGAATACGAAGAGTTAAAACATCTGTCGGTACTTAGTGATGAAGAGGCTCCTTTCCTATCTGGTTACCATCATTATGCGGAACACTTTATGCGTCTTTCTGGAGAAGGAAGCAATCAGATAAGTAATTTTAGTAATCATAAATTTTATGAAAGAAATGAAGAAAAGGATAGAACATCATTTCTGATTGATCCTATTGATAAAAATCGGGAAGAAGAGATACAGTTTTATCTTGATACATTAAAAGATATTTTTTCAATGAGCGATGAAGTTGCAACTGAACATCTAACGGAGTGTTTAGAGGATAGTGACTTTAAATTGTACGTTGTAAAAATAGATAAAAAAATCGTTGGTACGTGCGGTGCCTATATAGGTACCAAATCAGATACTATATTTGATATTGCGATAAGTAAAACCGAACAGGGCAAGGGCTATGGAAGATTGTTATTAGCTAAATTTCTTGACATGTTAAATAGCCCACTGAAAGATATTATCCTTCAGGTTAGTACAAAAAGTGAAGCGGCTTTTCATCTTTATGAAGAGTTCGGTTTTCAGATAGAGCAGAAACTATTGTTTTACGTGGTATGGTAA
- a CDS encoding GntR family transcriptional regulator → MNINISNSSGQPIYDQITSQIKNLIITGELKEGDALPSMRLLAKELRISVITTKRAYEELEREGFIVSMTGKGSFVAGKNIEFIKEEHLRSMEEHLQQAVESATLAGVSLPEIIDLITYLYKGE, encoded by the coding sequence ATGAACATAAACATTAGTAATTCAAGTGGTCAGCCAATCTATGATCAAATCACTTCCCAGATAAAAAATCTCATCATCACCGGTGAATTAAAAGAAGGGGACGCCCTTCCTTCGATGAGACTTTTAGCCAAGGAATTAAGGATTAGTGTAATAACTACAAAGCGCGCGTATGAAGAATTAGAAAGAGAAGGCTTTATAGTCTCCATGACCGGTAAAGGTAGTTTTGTTGCCGGTAAAAATATTGAATTCATCAAAGAGGAACATCTGCGAAGTATGGAGGAACATCTACAACAAGCAGTAGAATCAGCTACTCTTGCTGGTGTTTCTCTACCAGAAATAATTGATTTAATAACCTATCTTTATAAAGGAGAGTAG
- a CDS encoding TatD family hydrolase: MIFDTHAHYDDEAFDLDREEILNNLKNEGIVNVVNIGANLASSKSSIVLAKKFDSVYAAVGVHPDQTKELNEDNFKTLCEMAKKEKVVAIGEIGLDYYWDATDREIQKFWFKKQLDLAIQENLPVIIHSRDAAADTLEMMKEAVSYAKSQNTTLTGIIHCYSYGTEIAEYYLKQGFYLGIGGVVTFKNGRKLKEVVEMAPLTSLVLETDCPYLAPVPYRGKRNYSGYLSHVVEEIALIKNVSAEEVIRQTTENAYKVYQMQQ, encoded by the coding sequence ATGATATTTGATACACATGCTCATTATGATGATGAAGCATTTGATTTAGATAGAGAAGAAATACTAAATAATTTAAAGAACGAAGGAATTGTAAACGTTGTTAATATTGGAGCAAACTTAGCAAGCTCTAAGTCTTCGATTGTACTTGCAAAGAAATTTGATTCTGTATATGCAGCTGTTGGTGTACATCCTGACCAAACAAAAGAGTTAAATGAGGATAATTTTAAAACTCTTTGTGAGATGGCTAAGAAAGAGAAAGTGGTTGCAATCGGTGAAATCGGTCTAGACTATTACTGGGATGCTACGGACAGAGAGATACAAAAATTCTGGTTTAAAAAGCAGCTAGACCTTGCAATCCAGGAAAACCTTCCAGTGATTATTCACAGCAGAGATGCAGCAGCAGATACACTTGAGATGATGAAGGAAGCAGTTTCCTATGCAAAAAGTCAAAATACTACCTTAACTGGGATTATACACTGTTATTCTTATGGAACTGAAATAGCGGAATACTATCTAAAGCAGGGATTTTATCTTGGTATTGGCGGAGTGGTAACTTTCAAGAATGGTAGAAAGCTAAAGGAAGTTGTGGAGATGGCTCCATTAACAAGTCTTGTATTAGAAACAGACTGCCCTTATCTGGCGCCGGTGCCTTATCGTGGGAAACGAAACTATTCCGGTTATCTATCACATGTGGTAGAGGAAATTGCACTCATTAAGAATGTAAGTGCCGAAGAGGTAATTAGGCAGACAACGGAAAATGCATATAAAGTATACCAGATGCAACAGTAG